A stretch of the Chlorobiota bacterium genome encodes the following:
- a CDS encoding Gfo/Idh/MocA family oxidoreductase yields MIKIGVIGCGYWGPNLIRNFHGLPNAKVKTVSDLRSGRLDYIKENYPDINTTEDFNDIISDSEIDAIVIVTPVTTHRELAELALKAGKHTFVEKPLAHTSKDAWDLVEIAKINNKILGVGHTFQFTPGTRRIRRELESGKIGKVFHFSSTRINLGPPKTTVDVVWDLCPHDLSIILHLFNEMPVKVDASGTSFQWKGFIDNAHINLEFSGNKTAHIHLSWLSANKTRLIQIFGENGSIVYDEMLAPDGKVKLYDKGIDNRINSKDHEVLAYSAGDIHVLALEQHEPLRLECSEFVNAIQKGTDIPNNGVIGAQVVELLELISKKIEFNNL; encoded by the coding sequence TTGATAAAAATAGGTGTGATAGGATGTGGTTATTGGGGACCAAATTTAATTAGAAATTTTCATGGTTTACCAAATGCTAAAGTAAAAACTGTAAGTGATTTAAGAAGTGGTAGACTTGATTATATAAAAGAGAACTATCCTGATATAAATACTACAGAAGATTTTAATGATATAATATCTGATAGTGAAATTGATGCAATTGTAATTGTTACCCCAGTAACAACTCATCGTGAATTAGCAGAATTAGCTCTAAAAGCAGGTAAGCATACATTTGTAGAAAAACCTTTGGCACATACTTCTAAAGATGCTTGGGATTTAGTTGAGATAGCAAAAATTAACAATAAAATTCTTGGTGTTGGTCATACTTTCCAATTTACTCCAGGCACGAGAAGAATAAGAAGAGAACTTGAATCAGGTAAAATTGGAAAGGTTTTTCATTTCAGTTCTACTAGAATAAACCTTGGTCCTCCAAAAACTACCGTAGATGTTGTATGGGATCTTTGCCCACATGATCTTTCAATAATACTTCATTTATTTAATGAAATGCCTGTTAAAGTAGATGCTTCTGGTACATCTTTTCAATGGAAAGGATTTATAGATAATGCACATATTAATCTTGAATTTTCTGGAAACAAAACTGCACATATTCATTTATCTTGGTTATCTGCAAATAAAACTAGATTAATCCAGATCTTTGGTGAAAATGGATCAATTGTATATGATGAAATGTTAGCTCCAGATGGAAAAGTAAAGTTATATGATAAAGGTATAGATAATAGAATTAACTCAAAAGATCACGAAGTATTAGCATATTCTGCAGGTGATATACATGTATTAGCTCTTGAACAACATGAACCTTTAAGGTTAGAATGTTCTGAGTTTGTTAATGCAATTCAAAAGGGAACTGATATTCCAAACAATGGAGTTATTGGAGCTCAAGTAGTAGAACTATTAGAATTAATTTCTAAAAAAATAGAATTTAATAATCTGTAG
- a CDS encoding FAD-dependent oxidoreductase, translated as MEEIVIIGGGVSGISSAVILAENGFKPILIESRKYLGGRVRSFINELSGDVIDNGQHLFLGCYNYTFKLFRKLDTFKFLVKNFPSNIEFRDRYSGISNLSYPAIFNPQIGSMLAILKFKNLSIKEKLLIFPLINYILLNDVNPNETVKNLLDRFKQSSNICYRLWNPIVIATINSSPELASASLFVNVMKEGFLGKGNSSLLYFSNTGLSNLFINSTKIIENSSGKVLYNSSVSKIFFHNSYYRIVFKDNSEIKTKNIISSVPSDVLSRIINDDKILKSSLNIPEFKYSPIISIYIWFKGHYNLPLFNALTGTRIEWLFNKRKMFTENKENTLISCTISSAEELSKLTNTDLYNIVIDELKICYKELKNAEVLDFEIIKENRATPIFTPEAQRMRLKTKTILKGFYLSGDWTDTKLPATIEGGVKSGFKAAELFLKDCK; from the coding sequence GTGGAAGAAATTGTTATAATTGGCGGAGGTGTTTCAGGTATTTCATCTGCTGTAATATTAGCTGAAAATGGCTTTAAACCTATACTCATTGAATCTAGGAAATATTTAGGAGGAAGAGTAAGGTCATTTATAAATGAACTATCAGGTGATGTAATTGATAATGGTCAGCATTTGTTTTTAGGTTGTTATAATTATACTTTTAAGCTATTTAGAAAACTTGATACTTTTAAATTTTTAGTTAAAAATTTTCCTAGTAATATTGAATTCAGAGATAGATATTCAGGAATATCAAATTTATCTTACCCTGCTATTTTTAATCCACAAATAGGAAGTATGTTAGCAATTTTGAAATTTAAGAATTTATCAATCAAGGAAAAGTTATTAATATTCCCTTTAATAAATTATATACTTTTAAATGATGTAAACCCCAATGAAACTGTTAAAAATTTATTAGATAGATTCAAGCAGAGTTCAAATATTTGTTATAGATTATGGAATCCAATAGTAATTGCAACTATAAATTCTTCACCTGAATTAGCATCTGCTTCATTGTTTGTAAATGTTATGAAAGAAGGATTTTTAGGTAAAGGTAATTCATCTTTGTTATATTTTTCAAATACTGGATTATCGAATTTATTTATCAATTCTACAAAAATTATTGAAAATTCAAGCGGAAAAGTATTGTATAATTCATCTGTTTCAAAGATATTTTTTCATAATTCTTATTATCGAATTGTATTTAAAGATAATTCTGAAATTAAAACAAAAAATATTATTTCTTCTGTACCATCTGATGTTTTATCGAGGATTATCAATGATGATAAGATTTTGAAAAGTAGCTTAAATATACCTGAATTTAAATATTCACCTATAATTTCAATTTACATTTGGTTTAAAGGGCATTACAATTTACCATTATTTAATGCACTAACAGGAACTAGAATTGAATGGCTATTTAATAAACGGAAAATGTTTACTGAGAATAAAGAAAATACACTCATAAGTTGCACAATTAGTTCTGCTGAAGAACTTTCTAAATTAACAAATACTGATTTATATAATATTGTGATTGATGAATTAAAAATTTGTTATAAAGAACTAAAAAATGCTGAAGTTTTGGATTTCGAAATTATAAAGGAAAATAGAGCAACACCAATTTTTACCCCAGAAGCCCAAAGAATGAGGCTCAAAACTAAAACTATTTTAAAAGGCTTCTATTTATCTGGTGATTGGACTGATACTAAACTTCCAGCAACAATAGAAGGAGGTGTGAAAAGTGGTTTTAAAGCAGCAGAACTTTTTTTAAAAGATTGTAAATAA
- a CDS encoding sugar transferase gives MSIFKSIQFTKIFLALIDFVILLITAGLILLFRLKFSNYSIEINEIVYFTLSSFIAIPIFREFQLYRHKIFTTGIEQVVSLAKGVLWIGILQSISLFLIKNTEALGYSRSHTILYIVLGCIFLSLFRVLFFRKFYLRLNENKIIFRNVLAVGAGSTGHALATHINDNPQLGLSIAGFIDDDLNKIGKQLLSKLIYGPIENVKNVLNQISVNEIYIAINSIQYSRLLEIIEICRLTDIPVTVITPHFRIVHDKLDISEFSTIDSFTFNSNSNEVSLPTSWFIKRSIDFIGSLLIILILSPIFISIAIAVKFTSKGKIFYKSDVVGKDGKLFTWYKFRTMYQNNDPKIHQDHLEKIIKENGTTEKIKDDPRITKVGKILRKFSLDEFPQLLNVIKGQMSLIGPRPCLKYEYDHFDDWHKERFKIKPGMTGMWQVFGRNNSDVTFNDSIIMDLYYIHNYSLWLDFKIVLKTIPTVLFGKGGV, from the coding sequence ATGTCAATATTTAAATCAATACAATTTACTAAAATATTTTTAGCATTAATAGATTTTGTAATCCTATTAATAACTGCTGGATTGATTTTGTTGTTCCGGCTTAAATTTTCGAATTATAGTATAGAAATAAATGAGATAGTTTACTTTACTTTATCATCATTTATCGCAATACCAATCTTTAGAGAATTTCAACTTTATCGTCACAAAATATTTACGACTGGTATTGAACAAGTTGTATCTTTAGCTAAAGGTGTACTTTGGATTGGAATATTACAATCTATATCTTTGTTTTTAATAAAGAATACTGAAGCATTGGGTTATAGCAGATCTCATACAATACTTTATATTGTACTTGGTTGTATATTTTTATCACTTTTTAGAGTGTTGTTTTTTAGAAAATTTTATTTAAGGTTAAATGAAAACAAAATAATATTTAGAAATGTTTTAGCAGTTGGAGCTGGTTCAACAGGTCATGCTCTAGCTACTCATATAAATGATAATCCACAATTAGGTTTATCAATTGCTGGTTTTATTGATGATGATTTAAATAAAATAGGTAAGCAACTTTTATCAAAACTTATTTATGGTCCAATTGAGAATGTAAAAAATGTATTAAACCAAATTTCTGTAAACGAAATTTATATCGCAATTAATTCAATACAATATTCTCGTTTATTAGAAATTATTGAGATTTGTAGATTAACAGATATTCCTGTTACAGTGATTACACCACATTTTAGAATAGTTCATGATAAACTTGATATTAGTGAATTCTCAACTATTGATTCTTTTACTTTTAATTCAAATTCAAATGAAGTCTCTTTACCAACCAGTTGGTTTATAAAAAGAAGTATAGATTTTATTGGATCTTTATTAATAATATTGATTTTATCACCTATTTTTATTTCAATTGCAATTGCAGTAAAATTTACTTCGAAAGGAAAAATATTTTATAAATCTGATGTTGTAGGTAAAGATGGTAAATTGTTTACTTGGTATAAATTTAGAACAATGTACCAAAATAATGACCCAAAAATTCATCAAGATCATTTAGAGAAAATTATTAAAGAAAATGGTACTACAGAAAAAATAAAAGATGATCCACGAATTACTAAAGTTGGAAAAATCCTAAGAAAATTCTCATTAGATGAATTCCCTCAGCTTCTTAATGTTATAAAAGGTCAAATGTCACTGATTGGTCCAAGACCATGCCTAAAGTATGAATATGATCACTTTGATGATTGGCATAAGGAAAGATTTAAAATAAAACCTGGAATGACTGGAATGTGGCAAGTATTTGGAAGAAATAATAGTGATGTAACTTTTAACGATTCAATAATTATGGATTTGTATTATATTCATAATTATTCTCTTTGGTTAGATTTTAAAATTGTTTTAAAAACCATTCCAACTGTTTTGTTTGGTAAAGGTGGAGTATAG
- a CDS encoding choice-of-anchor D domain-containing protein, producing MNSCKKLCYLLLTITISISKSFAGGPNYAVGNIPAVYRVNIVKYQTDQGLLGILNNQKATQIAINGFSNWASLLNSNLKIEYSSILSHDVTSPLDEYISGPNQFNDNVNPIVFDNNGDITDALLGVGAKKSVLGFSGSQSDGVNLTEGFVILCGSLAIKNDTLEIEKFQTVMTHEVGHFFGLAHSQISSHGEFPTMYPNIIDYHNQGKLKSDDITSLTLLYPNPTFSNSYGSITGNIYKQNNSPLSGINVIAVDANNGNLYSTVVDYFSGDKISFDQTQKPNSKGFFRIDGLPEGNYFIRIEPINSKFNGGSSVASYSTPINTNIYSEWYNGSNENGDMLRDNVNEKSTISVTNTKVTNVILIANESNSINEIIHHPTRPTDLVTCPNGTTTKYALKFNAPSNGSVVGIRLALDKGSKLPKDSKIQITLYDDLNGFPSNVIGLIQLKLEYVNSDIINDFWLRSLGRKINFKNGDSFYIEVTLLDSGSLVFPSAPDVSTRYRSYTDKLWQNYGSAFFMDLIYSNVLSPATEPQLELNPRDTMYFISRLNDSIISNLSIKNIGVSILNVNSIELIGKSNDKNVFSFNEKSNFKISSGTEIILPIKFSPQDLENSVSKLKVTSDFGVETITLIGKVLSPRLLINNDTLNFGKWRIGTTSNTLNTIIKNVGSDTLKITSGNLINNGSNNNIIKLISPNFDKTLFVSPTDSLMLSFSFSPLIDKSYSAILELKSNILGFNTMFNLTGIGISPKLNVNPSMLDFGNVKTIENNYLDFSLLNIGTDELRLSNYFITSELNNLQNNSFTISNPPTFPLIIQPDLNRVFKIKFTPTEKGSYKGLLKLFSIDPMDSIDIPIIGKINDITEVNSEDYILKDNHSNKLFIYPNIISNLLSFKINLDDSDQNYILNYKILNSLSKIIVSKEELVSNQYELNKTLDLSQFPNGVYLLIVEIERKKMISKFVILR from the coding sequence ATGAATAGTTGTAAAAAACTTTGTTATTTATTATTAACAATAACGATAAGTATAAGCAAGTCGTTTGCTGGTGGACCTAATTATGCAGTTGGCAATATACCAGCAGTTTATAGAGTTAATATTGTTAAGTACCAAACTGATCAAGGACTTTTAGGAATTCTTAATAATCAAAAGGCAACTCAAATAGCAATAAATGGATTCTCAAATTGGGCTAGTTTATTAAATTCTAATTTAAAAATAGAATATTCATCAATTTTATCCCATGATGTAACAAGTCCATTAGATGAATATATTTCTGGTCCAAATCAATTTAATGATAATGTAAATCCAATTGTATTTGATAATAATGGTGATATAACTGATGCATTATTAGGTGTTGGAGCTAAAAAATCAGTATTAGGATTTTCTGGATCTCAATCTGATGGAGTTAATTTAACTGAAGGATTTGTCATTTTATGCGGCAGTTTAGCAATTAAAAATGATACTTTAGAAATTGAAAAATTCCAGACAGTAATGACCCATGAAGTAGGTCATTTCTTTGGTTTAGCACATTCACAAATTTCTTCACATGGGGAATTCCCAACTATGTACCCTAACATAATTGATTATCATAATCAAGGTAAATTAAAATCTGATGATATTACATCATTGACTTTATTGTATCCAAACCCTACTTTCTCAAATTCTTATGGTTCTATAACTGGAAATATTTACAAGCAAAATAATAGTCCATTATCGGGCATAAATGTAATTGCAGTAGATGCTAATAATGGGAATTTATATTCAACTGTTGTTGATTATTTTTCTGGTGATAAAATTAGTTTTGATCAAACACAAAAACCTAATTCAAAAGGATTTTTCAGAATTGATGGCTTGCCTGAAGGAAATTATTTTATTAGGATTGAACCCATAAACTCGAAATTTAATGGTGGTTCATCTGTTGCAAGTTATAGTACTCCAATTAACACAAATATTTACTCTGAATGGTACAATGGTTCAAATGAAAATGGAGATATGTTACGAGATAATGTAAATGAAAAATCCACTATTAGTGTAACAAATACTAAGGTAACAAATGTAATTTTGATAGCAAATGAGTCAAACTCAATAAATGAAATAATCCATCATCCAACAAGACCAACAGATCTTGTAACATGCCCAAACGGTACAACAACTAAGTACGCTCTTAAATTTAATGCTCCTTCAAATGGTTCAGTTGTAGGAATTCGATTAGCATTAGATAAAGGTTCAAAATTACCAAAAGACTCAAAAATTCAAATTACTCTTTATGATGATTTAAATGGATTTCCTAGTAATGTTATTGGATTAATTCAACTAAAATTGGAATATGTTAATAGCGATATAATTAATGATTTTTGGTTGAGGTCTTTAGGTAGAAAAATTAATTTTAAAAATGGAGATTCATTTTACATAGAGGTAACATTGTTAGATTCTGGTAGTTTGGTATTTCCTTCAGCCCCTGATGTATCAACAAGATATAGATCATACACTGATAAATTATGGCAGAATTATGGTTCAGCTTTTTTTATGGATTTGATTTATTCTAATGTATTAAGTCCTGCAACTGAACCCCAGTTAGAATTGAATCCTCGAGATACCATGTATTTCATTTCAAGATTAAATGATTCTATAATTAGTAATCTTTCAATTAAAAACATCGGTGTTAGTATCTTAAATGTTAATTCAATTGAGTTAATTGGAAAAAGTAATGATAAAAATGTTTTCTCTTTTAATGAAAAATCTAATTTTAAAATTTCATCAGGAACAGAAATTATTTTACCAATAAAATTTTCACCTCAAGATTTAGAAAATAGTGTTAGTAAATTAAAAGTTACTAGTGATTTTGGAGTTGAAACTATTACGCTTATTGGTAAAGTTTTAAGTCCAAGGTTATTAATAAATAATGATACATTAAATTTCGGAAAGTGGAGAATTGGAACTACTAGTAATACACTTAATACAATTATAAAAAATGTTGGTAGTGATACTTTAAAAATTACATCAGGAAATTTGATAAATAATGGATCTAACAACAACATTATAAAATTAATTAGTCCAAATTTTGATAAAACTTTATTCGTTTCTCCCACTGATTCACTAATGTTAAGTTTTTCTTTTTCACCTTTAATTGATAAATCATACTCTGCAATTCTAGAACTTAAAAGTAATATATTAGGTTTTAATACAATGTTTAATTTAACAGGAATTGGAATTTCACCAAAGTTAAATGTAAATCCTAGTATGTTAGATTTTGGAAATGTTAAAACTATTGAAAACAATTATTTGGATTTTTCGTTATTAAATATTGGGACAGATGAACTGAGATTAAGCAATTATTTTATTACATCTGAATTAAATAATTTACAAAATAATTCCTTTACTATTAGTAATCCACCAACATTCCCATTAATTATTCAACCAGATTTAAACCGAGTTTTTAAAATTAAATTTACTCCAACAGAAAAGGGAAGCTATAAAGGTTTGTTGAAGTTGTTTTCTATTGATCCAATGGATAGCATAGATATTCCGATTATTGGCAAAATAAATGATATTACAGAAGTAAATTCTGAGGATTATATATTGAAAGATAATCATTCAAATAAGTTATTTATATACCCAAATATAATTTCCAATTTACTTTCCTTCAAAATAAATTTAGATGATTCAGATCAAAATTATATTTTAAATTATAAAATTTTAAATTCTTTATCAAAAATTATTGTAAGTAAAGAAGAACTTGTTAGTAATCAATATGAGTTAAATAAAACATTAGATTTAAGTCAATTTCCGAATGGAGTATATTTGTTAATAGTTGAAATTGAAAGAAAAAAAATGATTAGTAAATTTGTGATATTGAGATAA
- a CDS encoding T9SS type A sorting domain-containing protein, translating to MKSFLLFLIFFNTSSLLLAQKLQWVKTVAGRDFDAIEKIVVDKSNNVYSIGNFGGTSEVGTNKGDGYKIKSRGRYDSFVMKQSQDGEVLWIRSCGSKDYDYGTSISLDSKGNCYLVGAYYNDTLKFSNSDLKFQCKGNYDGYIVKYDPDGNLVYAKTISSQGYQYIEAIELDKYDNIYIHGTYNGTFDMDFGNAVDEIEPNQKLSLFLIKYSPDFEKVIFNSVTTSMNGSVGLTEARMAVSPEGFVYIGGSYTSDLLQSLNNQTDSTFSNGRVDGFVCGISPNGKISFINTIGGPQNDYVNSLHTSDDSHFFVGGNYSDTCYFDKSNLKKFSLPIGGSDAYCADYSNNGKFNIFFNFGGKGEDNLHSVFMFDQGIPCMIGEFRDSIDFPNYMLKSQGKSDVIVYFPIHFYINPYILSIGGELTNEGNYVYVKQNGQSLDVIIAGQFYGKMFFDSSRNIMIPSVNEFDTTDGFIAKYKFKISTVSVEQNKNNFSFSYYNNIINLNFKESTSFNLEIFNTIGELITFQKYNNESHLFFPTKHLKSGVYFLKIRNLETNETIIKKFVIS from the coding sequence ATGAAAAGTTTTTTACTTTTTTTAATATTTTTTAATACAAGTAGTTTATTACTTGCTCAAAAACTACAATGGGTTAAAACAGTTGCTGGGCGGGATTTTGATGCTATTGAAAAAATTGTAGTTGATAAATCAAACAATGTTTATTCTATTGGAAATTTTGGTGGAACTTCTGAAGTAGGTACAAACAAAGGTGATGGTTATAAAATTAAATCAAGAGGAAGATACGATTCTTTTGTAATGAAACAATCTCAAGATGGTGAAGTATTATGGATAAGATCTTGTGGTTCTAAAGATTATGATTATGGTACTTCAATTTCTCTAGATTCAAAAGGGAATTGTTATCTTGTTGGAGCTTATTACAATGATACATTAAAGTTCTCTAACTCTGATTTGAAATTTCAATGTAAGGGAAATTATGATGGTTACATTGTAAAGTATGATCCTGATGGTAATTTAGTTTATGCTAAAACCATTAGTTCTCAAGGATACCAATACATAGAGGCTATCGAACTTGATAAATACGATAACATTTATATTCATGGTACTTATAATGGGACTTTTGATATGGATTTTGGGAATGCAGTTGATGAAATTGAACCAAATCAAAAGCTATCACTTTTCTTAATTAAATACTCACCAGATTTTGAAAAAGTAATTTTCAATTCGGTGACTACTTCAATGAATGGTTCAGTTGGATTGACAGAGGCTAGAATGGCAGTCTCTCCTGAAGGATTTGTATATATTGGTGGTTCATATACTTCTGACTTGCTTCAATCTTTAAACAACCAAACTGATTCTACTTTTTCAAATGGTCGAGTTGATGGATTTGTTTGTGGCATTTCTCCAAATGGAAAAATATCATTTATAAATACAATAGGTGGTCCTCAAAATGATTATGTAAACAGTTTACACACCTCTGATGATTCACATTTCTTTGTTGGTGGTAACTATTCTGATACCTGCTATTTCGATAAATCAAATTTAAAAAAATTTTCATTACCTATTGGAGGTTCTGATGCCTATTGTGCTGATTATTCAAACAATGGGAAATTTAATATATTCTTTAATTTTGGTGGAAAAGGAGAAGATAATTTACATTCAGTTTTTATGTTTGATCAAGGGATTCCCTGTATGATTGGAGAATTTAGAGATAGTATTGACTTCCCAAATTATATGTTGAAAAGTCAAGGTAAATCAGATGTAATTGTTTATTTTCCTATTCATTTTTATATCAACCCTTATATACTTTCAATTGGAGGTGAGTTAACAAACGAGGGTAATTATGTTTATGTAAAGCAAAATGGGCAATCACTTGATGTAATTATTGCTGGTCAATTTTATGGTAAAATGTTTTTTGATTCTTCTAGAAATATAATGATTCCTTCTGTAAATGAATTTGATACTACAGATGGGTTTATAGCGAAATATAAATTTAAAATTTCTACAGTTTCAGTTGAACAAAATAAAAACAATTTCTCATTTAGCTATTATAACAATATTATAAATTTAAATTTCAAAGAATCTACTTCATTCAATTTAGAAATTTTTAATACTATTGGTGAATTGATTACATTTCAAAAATATAATAATGAAAGCCATCTGTTTTTTCCAACAAAGCATCTAAAATCTGGTGTCTATTTCTTAAAAATTAGAAATCTTGAAACTAATGAAACTATAATTAAAAAATTTGTTATAAGCTAA
- a CDS encoding DUF354 domain-containing protein, producing the protein MHRLWIDLDNSPHVPLFAPLILKLQSLGWNVKVTARNFAQTLDLVEQLSVEAVAVGKHAGKNKINKVLNLPVRAIQLINEVKSFSPTLSLSHGSRTQAIASKLMGIPIVTMFDYEWSEMKILGTLSKYMLCPDYISMQRLKEAGLPINKVIYYKGLKEDLYIHNFLPNPGFRLSIGCSESMKLIVIRPPGIIGNYHNVLSELLCKEIVLKAISNENNFVVILPKTELEKKFISKILDSKYKAKVLVPLKALDGLQLIYHSDICFSGGGTMNREAVALGKHAYSLFTGKRGAVDEELNKLGKLTFLNSNKDIENIDWNLNSKPEKYLGNNITDEIIKVLKKI; encoded by the coding sequence TTGCATAGACTTTGGATTGATTTAGATAACTCTCCTCACGTACCATTATTTGCGCCATTAATATTAAAACTACAATCTTTAGGATGGAATGTAAAAGTAACTGCAAGAAATTTTGCACAAACACTTGATCTTGTAGAACAGTTAAGTGTTGAAGCGGTTGCTGTTGGTAAGCATGCTGGTAAAAATAAAATAAATAAAGTACTAAATTTACCAGTAAGAGCTATTCAATTAATTAATGAAGTTAAATCTTTTAGTCCTACACTTTCATTGAGCCATGGTTCTAGGACTCAAGCGATAGCATCAAAATTAATGGGAATTCCAATTGTAACTATGTTTGATTATGAATGGAGTGAAATGAAAATATTAGGTACTCTTTCTAAGTATATGTTATGCCCTGATTATATTAGTATGCAAAGGTTAAAGGAAGCAGGTTTACCTATTAATAAGGTAATTTACTATAAAGGGTTAAAAGAAGATTTATATATACATAACTTTTTACCAAATCCAGGATTTAGGCTATCTATTGGATGTTCTGAATCAATGAAACTAATTGTAATTCGCCCACCTGGAATAATTGGTAATTATCATAATGTTTTAAGTGAACTATTATGTAAAGAAATTGTGTTAAAAGCTATAAGTAATGAAAATAATTTTGTAGTAATATTACCTAAAACAGAGTTAGAAAAAAAGTTTATTTCTAAAATTCTCGATTCTAAATATAAAGCAAAAGTTTTGGTTCCTTTGAAAGCATTAGATGGTTTACAGTTAATCTATCATTCAGATATTTGCTTTAGCGGTGGAGGAACTATGAATAGGGAAGCAGTTGCTCTTGGAAAACATGCTTACAGTCTGTTTACTGGTAAAAGAGGAGCTGTGGATGAAGAGTTAAATAAATTGGGTAAATTGACGTTTTTAAACTCTAATAAAGATATTGAAAATATTGATTGGAATTTAAACTCAAAGCCTGAAAAATATTTAGGTAATAATATAACGGATGAAATTATTAAAGTTTTAAAAAAAATATAA